Genomic segment of Candidatus Cloacimonadota bacterium:
CACCCCACGGATAAATCCGCACCCCTCTCAAGAGGGGATTTTACACACCCCGCCCCGATGAATTGGGACACCCTTTTCCCCGAGAAAAATCGGGATTTCGTCCCGAAATAATCGGGATTCAACAAGAGGGGATTTAACACAACTCATCTGGAAGAAGATGTCTTTCTCTTATTAAACTCAGCAATCTCTTTTGTTGGTTGAGAGGTGATATCCATTTTCCATCTATTATCTATTTTGGAACTAACGAGTTTATGTCTTCTAAAATAATTTGCTAAAGCATCCCGTATCACGATATAATTATAGGTTATTTGTTCCTGTGGAATTTCTGTTAAAATGGTTAGGCCAGCATTACCAGCCATAAGAAAATCAGTGGTTGCCACTTTATAGATTTTATTCTGGTCCCAATCCTTGCCCGCTATTTTCAATTTAGTAACTCGTTGGAAATTTGGAAGGGTTTTATTATAGACCACTTCGCCGCCTGCAATTCGTAATCCGTGATGTCCATAGGAGACTCTAATTTCCAGAATTTCTTTAAGCAATGCTCCAGAAATATTGAGTGTAACTATCTGGCTTTCAAAAGGGAGAACATCAAATACATCACGATATGTAACAGGCCCTTGATTAATATCATCTCTAACTCCACCGAGATTAAGAAATGAAAAGTCTGCTCCAGTTTCTTCAAGCATTGCATCCATAACAAGATTCCCTATTAAACTTTGTGCACCAACACCCCTTGAGAGATGAATGAGTGCTTCGCCAACAACCT
This window contains:
- a CDS encoding 5'-nucleotidase — encoded protein: TKTISGYELPAYIDGDLLTLFTEEFIPDKEVKEKIDAMQAEAEKGMDEVVGEALIHLSRGVGAQSLIGNLVMDAMLEETGADFSFLNLGGVRDDINQGPVTYRDVFDVLPFESQIVTLNISGALLKEILEIRVSYGHHGLRIAGGEVVYNKTLPNFQRVTKLKIAGKDWDQNKIYKVATTDFLMAGNAGLTILTEIPQEQITYNYIVIRDALANYFRRHKLVSSKIDNRWKMDITSQPTKEIAEFNKRKTSSSR